The Methanobacterium lacus genome includes a region encoding these proteins:
- a CDS encoding undecaprenyl-phosphate glucose phosphotransferase, translated as MIRENQRTLTTLQVLFDVVAMTLALYLAWLIRVKTDILGPGFDVWTFPQYAASLAFIIVSYTILSYFFNLYNSQRTDKLGNEVKQILKVNIIGLLLLITALYIIEVADYSRYMLAMFAVFSTIFMCIERIIVKNALMYVRGKGYNVQYILVIGAGELGESFARKIKQNFYLGYEIIGFLDDNIAKGQKVDGSKIIGSINDLEQIILTKTIDLAVITISARHYQVIENTVNTLEKCGVKAEIVPDFYRYFPAKPYIDMIDDIPVINIRYVPLDDNLNKILKRMSDIILVTIGIIIISPILIVTAILVKLTSPGPVIFKQKRVGCNRKEFNMYKFRSMRVQEEEQFKWTQKDDPRKTRIGSFIRKTNIDELPQFFNILKGDMSLIGPRPERPYFVDKFRDEIPKYMVKHHVRPGMTGYAQINGYRGDTSIKKRIDYDIYYVENWNLYLDVKIFFMTFRSFFKNAY; from the coding sequence ATGATAAGGGAGAATCAAAGAACATTAACAACGCTACAAGTCTTATTTGATGTAGTGGCAATGACACTGGCACTTTACCTTGCATGGCTCATCAGGGTAAAAACAGATATTTTAGGGCCTGGTTTTGATGTTTGGACATTTCCACAGTATGCTGCATCTTTAGCTTTTATAATTGTTAGCTACACCATTTTAAGCTATTTTTTCAACCTTTACAATTCTCAAAGAACTGATAAGTTGGGCAACGAAGTTAAACAGATACTTAAAGTCAACATAATCGGACTTTTACTCCTTATTACTGCTCTTTACATCATTGAAGTAGCAGATTATTCAAGGTACATGCTGGCCATGTTTGCGGTTTTCAGTACAATATTTATGTGTATCGAAAGGATCATCGTGAAAAATGCACTCATGTATGTGAGGGGAAAGGGTTACAATGTTCAATACATACTTGTGATTGGTGCTGGAGAACTTGGAGAATCCTTTGCAAGAAAAATTAAACAAAATTTTTACCTTGGTTATGAGATCATAGGCTTTTTAGATGATAACATTGCAAAGGGTCAGAAAGTAGATGGTTCAAAGATCATCGGCTCCATAAATGATTTGGAACAGATCATCCTCACAAAAACTATTGATCTGGCTGTTATAACCATTTCAGCCAGACATTATCAAGTCATTGAAAACACTGTTAACACCCTTGAGAAGTGTGGTGTTAAGGCAGAGATCGTGCCTGATTTTTATCGTTACTTCCCTGCTAAACCCTACATTGACATGATAGATGATATACCTGTTATTAATATTCGTTACGTGCCATTGGACGATAATCTAAACAAGATACTCAAACGAATGTCTGATATAATTTTAGTAACAATAGGGATCATCATAATCTCCCCAATACTCATTGTAACAGCCATTCTCGTGAAACTTACTTCGCCGGGACCCGTAATTTTCAAACAAAAGAGGGTTGGATGTAACAGGAAGGAATTTAACATGTATAAATTTCGGAGCATGAGGGTTCAAGAAGAAGAGCAGTTTAAATGGACTCAAAAGGATGATCCAAGAAAAACAAGGATTGGATCGTTTATAAGAAAAACCAACATAGATGAGTTACCACAATTTTTTAACATACTCAAGGGAGATATGAGCTTGATTGGACCCAGACCTGAAAGACCATACTTCGTGGATAAATTCAGGGATGAAATACCCAAGTACATGGTAAAACATCATGTCAGACCTGGAATGACAGGTTACGCACAGATAAATGGTTACAGGGGAGACACATCCATTAAGAAGAGGATTGACTACGATATTTACTACGTTGAAAACTGGAACCTGTACTTGGATGTCAAGATATTTTTCATGACATTTAGAAGTTTCTTTAAAAATGCTTATTGA
- a CDS encoding glycosyltransferase family 2 protein, with amino-acid sequence MDLSIIIVNFETFEMTKQTVESVLNQSHPFDYDIYVVDNASSDGSFESLQKTFFKESENGKIKFIQNPENKGFAQANNVAIKRANSDYVLLLNSDTQVVGDCLERSMHYMKNHPDTGVLGCKVLLPDGNLDKACRRSFPEFSVSFYRMTGLSKLFPKSERFGRYNLTYLDEDDTYEVDCVMGAFMLLRSSTIEKVGLLDEKFFMYGEDIDWCYRIKAAGWKIIYYSEAQIIHYKGSSNSKKQNKRMIHEFYRAMYIFYNKHYREDYPMITTLATYMGIWSICQFKLFKNYITR; translated from the coding sequence ATGGATTTATCAATAATAATCGTCAACTTCGAAACATTTGAAATGACCAAACAGACAGTAGAATCTGTTTTAAATCAGAGCCATCCATTTGACTACGACATATATGTTGTGGACAATGCATCTTCGGATGGAAGTTTCGAGTCGTTGCAGAAAACTTTTTTTAAAGAATCAGAAAATGGGAAGATAAAATTCATACAAAACCCTGAAAACAAGGGTTTTGCACAGGCAAACAACGTTGCAATAAAACGTGCCAATTCAGATTATGTGCTGCTTTTGAACTCTGACACCCAAGTGGTTGGTGATTGTCTTGAAAGATCCATGCATTACATGAAGAATCATCCTGACACCGGAGTTTTAGGATGCAAAGTCCTTTTACCAGATGGAAATCTTGACAAGGCTTGTAGAAGAAGTTTTCCAGAGTTCAGTGTTTCATTTTATAGGATGACGGGTCTCTCAAAACTGTTTCCCAAAAGTGAACGTTTTGGAAGGTACAACCTCACCTACCTAGATGAGGATGATACTTACGAAGTTGACTGTGTCATGGGAGCATTCATGCTTCTTAGATCCAGCACCATTGAGAAAGTAGGTCTTTTAGACGAAAAATTTTTCATGTACGGTGAAGATATAGATTGGTGCTACAGAATAAAGGCTGCTGGCTGGAAAATTATCTATTACAGTGAAGCACAAATAATTCATTACAAAGGTTCCAGTAATAGTAAAAAACAAAACAAAAGGATGATACACGAATTTTATAGGGCCATGTACATTTTTTACAACAAGCACTACAGGGAAGATTATCCCATGATAACCACCCTAGCAACTTACATGGGAATTTGGAGTATATGTCAATTTAAACTTTTTAAAAATTATATTACGAGGTAA
- a CDS encoding glycosyltransferase family 2 protein yields MPDLTVIIPNFNGKHLLKQCFESLKIQNCSMDVIVVDNGSTDGSADYINLNYPEFKLVENRENLGFSKAVNQGIAASNTDFVMLLNNDVVLERCAIKNLLTCIKKDSEIFAAASKMLNSDELTIDDAGDEYTLLGWTKKVGNGKPETAYSKDREIFSACAGAAIYRRKVFDEIGYLDESFFAYMEDVDISYRARIHGYKCVYCSKAVVYHLGSATSGSKYNSFKIKLAARNNVYVPYKNMPWPQLLLNLIFLVIGYFIKYLFFLRKGYGNDYLNGLKEGLHSLDRVGKVEYKWDRLTNYLYIEWYLIKNTLHSIWS; encoded by the coding sequence ATGCCTGATCTAACTGTTATAATACCCAACTTCAATGGCAAACATCTGTTAAAACAGTGCTTTGAATCTTTAAAGATCCAAAACTGTTCCATGGATGTGATAGTTGTTGACAACGGATCAACTGATGGAAGTGCAGATTACATCAACCTGAACTACCCAGAATTTAAACTCGTTGAAAATAGAGAAAATCTAGGATTTTCAAAGGCTGTGAACCAAGGCATAGCTGCATCAAACACTGATTTTGTTATGCTTCTAAACAACGATGTGGTTCTTGAAAGATGTGCAATTAAGAACTTGTTAACATGTATCAAAAAGGACTCTGAAATTTTTGCAGCTGCATCTAAAATGTTGAATTCTGATGAACTAACCATTGATGATGCTGGTGATGAGTACACCCTGCTTGGCTGGACAAAAAAGGTGGGAAATGGAAAACCTGAAACTGCTTACAGTAAAGACAGGGAAATTTTCAGTGCTTGTGCCGGTGCAGCAATTTACAGGAGAAAAGTCTTTGATGAAATTGGCTACTTGGATGAATCATTCTTCGCCTACATGGAAGATGTGGATATTAGTTACAGAGCTCGTATTCATGGATATAAATGTGTTTACTGTTCAAAGGCCGTAGTATACCATCTTGGAAGTGCAACGAGCGGAAGTAAATACAACAGTTTTAAAATTAAATTAGCAGCACGAAACAATGTTTATGTTCCCTACAAAAATATGCCCTGGCCACAACTACTGTTAAACCTGATATTCCTCGTCATAGGGTATTTCATAAAATATCTGTTCTTTTTAAGAAAGGGTTATGGGAATGATTATTTAAATGGTTTGAAAGAAGGTTTACACTCTTTAGATAGAGTTGGTAAAGTTGAGTACAAATGGGATCGATTGACGAACTATCTGTACATCGAATGGTACCTCATTAAAAACACGCTTCATAGCATTTGGTCGTAG
- a CDS encoding glycosyltransferase family 2 protein — translation MVNKKIFSISMVKNEMDIIESFVRYNVNYLDGMIILDNGSTDKTLEMLKSLKNEGLPIFVIEDDTRAFDKILKMNMLLNKAVHEYNADIVTPLDADEFMLSSDGGSPREHIEKLTSPNYFVAKWKVYVPDFTKNQEERFIPRKIVMARDDSTRDWHTLYKVIIPRELVTDYGVTVTRGSHSLVIPPEHKNNLKRVVNPDLRIAHFPIRSKEQTVSKVAVGWLNAISSVEKKPNDSFHWKNIFSQLKSQKEIADEDVVAIASEFSCENDDTPKLLTEDPMDLSFCTNIELKYTNEKINPMSNLLESCEYMAQSCVDAKKLSIKQQNKLNQMENSISWKITSPLRKAKAWAKRLKN, via the coding sequence ATGGTTAACAAGAAAATATTTTCCATCAGCATGGTTAAAAATGAGATGGACATCATAGAATCCTTCGTAAGGTACAATGTAAATTACCTCGATGGAATGATCATACTTGACAATGGCAGCACAGATAAGACCCTTGAGATGCTAAAATCACTTAAAAATGAGGGACTGCCAATATTTGTGATTGAAGATGATACAAGGGCTTTTGATAAGATCCTTAAGATGAACATGCTTTTAAACAAAGCAGTCCATGAATACAATGCAGATATAGTAACTCCACTGGATGCTGATGAATTCATGTTATCATCAGATGGTGGAAGTCCAAGGGAGCATATTGAAAAATTAACATCTCCCAACTACTTCGTTGCAAAGTGGAAGGTTTACGTTCCAGATTTCACCAAGAATCAGGAGGAACGTTTCATACCGCGAAAGATAGTCATGGCAAGGGATGACAGTACCAGGGACTGGCACACCCTTTACAAGGTAATAATACCAAGGGAACTGGTGACAGATTATGGGGTAACAGTCACAAGGGGCAGTCACAGCCTGGTAATTCCACCAGAACATAAGAATAATTTGAAGAGAGTTGTGAATCCTGATCTAAGAATAGCACATTTCCCCATCCGTTCCAAGGAACAAACAGTGTCCAAAGTTGCTGTGGGATGGCTCAACGCCATAAGTAGTGTGGAGAAAAAACCAAACGACAGTTTCCACTGGAAAAACATTTTCAGCCAACTTAAATCCCAGAAAGAAATAGCTGACGAAGATGTTGTTGCAATTGCCAGTGAATTTAGTTGTGAAAATGATGATACACCCAAACTCTTAACAGAGGATCCCATGGATCTAAGCTTCTGCACAAACATCGAACTCAAGTACACCAACGAGAAAATAAACCCAATGTCAAACCTGCTGGAATCATGTGAATACATGGCACAAAGCTGTGTAGATGCAAAAAAACTATCAATTAAACAACAAAACAAGTTAAATCAGATGGAAAACAGTATTTCATGGAAGATCACATCACCGTTGAGAAAGGCAAAGGCATGGGCCAAAAGACTCAAAAACTAA
- a CDS encoding ATP-binding cassette domain-containing protein, producing the protein MGEIVIKVEDVGMEYNLNKEKVDNLKEFVIKFLKRELKFTKFWAVRHVSMEVERGDKYGIIGLNGAGKSTLLKVISGVIKPTEGDVSIKGSIVPLLELGSGFDPEYTGRENIFLKGSLLGYSREYLESKYDEIVEFSELEEFIDVKLKNYSTGMSSRLAFSIATAVNPQIMILDEVLSVGDAKFREKSLERMKTLLDQDVSVLFVSHTLQQVRDLCNKAIWLENGRVIMQGLVDEVCDSYERSVLLKEKIYVKSSNPKKNDAKVPVDKDIILTFNAPIKVGTNWIELLSANRVSVPLEKYVDGDKLIIKHPVLQPGMRYNLHLHTGCFEDLEGNKVNTHSTGFTTEIKH; encoded by the coding sequence GTGGGAGAAATAGTAATAAAGGTTGAAGACGTTGGAATGGAGTACAATCTCAACAAAGAAAAGGTTGACAACCTCAAAGAATTTGTTATTAAATTTTTGAAAAGGGAACTGAAGTTCACCAAATTTTGGGCCGTAAGACATGTTTCAATGGAAGTTGAGAGGGGAGATAAATATGGAATCATTGGACTAAACGGAGCAGGTAAAAGTACGCTTCTGAAGGTTATTTCCGGTGTTATAAAACCCACAGAGGGTGATGTGTCAATAAAAGGATCCATTGTACCTCTCTTGGAACTGGGTTCTGGTTTTGATCCAGAATACACTGGAAGGGAAAACATATTTCTTAAGGGTTCACTTCTAGGATACTCTAGGGAGTACCTTGAATCTAAGTACGATGAAATTGTTGAATTTTCAGAGCTTGAAGAGTTCATCGATGTTAAACTTAAAAATTACTCGACAGGGATGAGTTCCAGGCTGGCATTTTCAATTGCAACAGCTGTAAACCCTCAAATAATGATACTCGACGAAGTTCTATCGGTGGGTGACGCAAAATTCAGGGAAAAAAGTCTTGAAAGAATGAAAACTCTTCTGGATCAAGATGTTTCAGTATTGTTTGTTTCACACACACTGCAGCAGGTAAGAGACCTTTGTAATAAAGCAATATGGCTTGAAAACGGCAGAGTTATTATGCAGGGTTTAGTTGATGAGGTCTGCGACAGTTATGAGAGAAGCGTACTTCTAAAGGAAAAGATCTACGTTAAAAGTTCAAATCCTAAAAAGAATGATGCAAAGGTTCCAGTTGACAAGGACATCATATTAACCTTTAACGCACCAATAAAAGTTGGAACCAACTGGATAGAACTATTAAGTGCCAATAGAGTGAGTGTACCGCTAGAAAAATATGTTGATGGTGACAAACTCATAATAAAACACCCTGTACTCCAACCTGGTATGAGGTACAACCTCCATCTTCACACAGGATGTTTCGAAGATCTGGAAGGTAACAAGGTAAACACCCATTCAACAGGGTTTACAACAGAAATTAAACATTAA
- a CDS encoding ABC transporter permease → MISDHRFIANFEKYRYLLVQLIKRDIQVKYRNSMLGIFWSFLEPLLTMIMFTIIFSYIFKRDIPNFPVYYLIGRVAFSLFQSGTTGAMKSIIGNSAILRSVYVPKYLFALASVGSAFVTFLLSLIILVAVMIVTNVHFTIYVIFASLPVLVLLLMTLGVGLILATVTVFFRDIEHLYGVFTMLLMYGSAVFYPASIIPAKWQFLLTINPFYAIISCMRTVLMNGTLYNTGELLYATVFSILCLVVGMGLFYKYQNKFLLHL, encoded by the coding sequence ATGATAAGTGATCATAGATTTATTGCTAATTTTGAGAAGTACAGGTACTTACTTGTTCAGCTCATTAAAAGGGATATTCAGGTTAAGTACAGAAATTCTATGCTTGGAATTTTCTGGAGTTTTTTAGAGCCATTGCTCACCATGATAATGTTTACCATCATATTTTCTTACATTTTCAAACGTGACATCCCTAACTTTCCAGTTTACTACCTGATTGGTAGGGTGGCATTTTCATTGTTCCAAAGTGGTACTACTGGCGCCATGAAATCTATAATTGGTAACAGCGCCATATTGAGAAGTGTTTATGTTCCCAAATACTTGTTTGCACTTGCATCTGTAGGATCAGCTTTTGTAACCTTCCTTTTATCATTGATAATATTGGTAGCTGTTATGATCGTAACCAATGTTCACTTCACCATTTACGTGATATTTGCAAGTCTACCAGTTCTGGTACTGCTTCTCATGACACTTGGTGTGGGTCTCATTCTTGCAACTGTAACAGTATTTTTCAGGGACATCGAACATTTGTACGGAGTTTTTACAATGCTTCTCATGTATGGTTCTGCAGTTTTCTACCCTGCTTCAATCATACCTGCTAAATGGCAGTTTTTACTTACAATAAATCCATTTTACGCCATAATAAGTTGTATGAGAACTGTTCTTATGAATGGTACACTTTACAACACAGGCGAGCTATTGTATGCAACTGTGTTTTCAATTCTGTGCCTGGTCGTTGGAATGGGATTATTTTACAAGTATCAGAATAAATTTTTACTACATCTATAA
- a CDS encoding UDP-glucose dehydrogenase family protein: MKITIVGTGYVGLVTGACFSEMGNTVYCIDIDDGKVKNLTNGIIPIFEPGLEELVSKNVESGNLMFSTELNFGLKNSSICFIAVGTPMDEDGSADMQYVLEAAREIGQLISNDLIVVNKSTVPVGTADQVKSVIENEMKSRKVSYRVDVVSNPEFLKEGAAVSDFMRPDRVVIGSDNDAVIEVMKELYKPFTINHDRFITMDIRSAEMTKYASNAMLATRISFMNEMANICERVGADINFVREGIGSDKRIGYSFLYPGCGYGGSCFPKDVKALIKTAQDHGYDSTILKGVETVNENQKFSIVSKILKRFGDDLSGKSFAVWGLAFKPETDDMREAASVVIINQLIEHGATIRAYDPKAMDAAKEYYFKSNPDISFHSNKYDAVEGVDSIILVTEWKEFRSPDFDKLKNTAGKTIIFDGRNQYNKTMLEKLGFEYYQIGTG; encoded by the coding sequence ATGAAAATAACAATAGTTGGAACAGGTTACGTTGGATTAGTTACTGGTGCTTGTTTTTCTGAAATGGGAAATACAGTTTACTGCATAGACATTGATGATGGTAAGGTTAAAAACCTTACAAACGGAATCATACCCATATTTGAACCGGGTTTGGAAGAGTTAGTGTCCAAAAATGTTGAATCAGGTAACCTCATGTTTTCAACTGAATTAAATTTTGGTCTTAAAAATTCTAGCATATGCTTCATAGCAGTTGGAACACCCATGGACGAAGATGGAAGTGCCGACATGCAATACGTGCTCGAGGCTGCCAGGGAAATTGGGCAGCTCATTTCAAACGATTTAATAGTTGTGAATAAATCCACTGTACCAGTTGGCACTGCAGATCAGGTTAAATCCGTCATTGAGAATGAAATGAAATCCAGAAAGGTGAGTTACAGGGTCGATGTTGTTTCAAATCCTGAATTTTTAAAGGAAGGTGCTGCTGTTTCTGACTTTATGAGACCTGACAGAGTGGTTATTGGTTCAGACAATGATGCTGTCATCGAAGTTATGAAGGAACTCTACAAACCATTCACAATAAACCATGATAGGTTCATTACAATGGATATTAGAAGTGCTGAAATGACCAAGTACGCTTCAAACGCCATGCTTGCAACCAGAATTTCATTCATGAATGAAATGGCCAATATCTGCGAGCGAGTTGGAGCTGATATTAACTTTGTAAGGGAAGGTATTGGAAGCGATAAAAGAATTGGATACAGTTTTTTATATCCGGGATGTGGATATGGTGGCAGTTGTTTCCCAAAAGATGTGAAGGCTTTGATTAAAACAGCCCAAGATCATGGTTACGATTCAACCATTTTGAAGGGTGTTGAAACAGTGAATGAAAACCAAAAATTCTCAATTGTAAGCAAGATCCTAAAGAGGTTTGGAGACGATCTCTCTGGAAAAAGTTTTGCTGTTTGGGGACTTGCATTCAAACCTGAAACCGATGATATGAGGGAAGCAGCGTCTGTTGTTATTATCAATCAACTCATTGAGCATGGTGCAACCATCAGGGCCTACGATCCAAAGGCAATGGATGCAGCCAAGGAATATTACTTCAAATCCAATCCAGATATAAGTTTTCACAGCAACAAGTACGATGCCGTTGAAGGGGTGGACTCCATAATACTCGTTACAGAATGGAAGGAATTTAGGAGTCCGGATTTTGACAAGCTCAAAAATACTGCTGGTAAAACCATCATCTTTGATGGTAGAAATCAGTACAACAAAACCATGCTTGAAAAGCTTGGCTTCGAGTATTATCAGATCGGAACAGGATAA
- the rfbC gene encoding dTDP-4-dehydrorhamnose 3,5-epimerase has protein sequence MGKFKFIETSIDDVYIIEPTVFGDDRGYFMETYHQGEFKEAGLDMEFVQDNQSRSVRGVLRGLHFQYTQPQGKLVRVIKGTVFDVAVDLRENSPTYGQYESVVLSEENKKQFYVPEGFAHGFLVLSDVAEFTYKCTAFYNADDEGGIMWNDPDINIEWPLKEAGNVVLSDKDSEWKPLKETNVKY, from the coding sequence ATGGGAAAATTTAAATTTATAGAAACATCCATCGATGATGTTTACATCATTGAACCAACAGTTTTTGGAGATGATCGTGGTTACTTCATGGAAACCTATCATCAAGGTGAATTTAAAGAAGCAGGACTAGATATGGAATTTGTCCAAGACAACCAATCCAGATCTGTACGGGGTGTTTTAAGGGGACTTCACTTCCAGTACACCCAACCACAGGGTAAACTCGTGAGGGTGATAAAGGGAACTGTGTTCGATGTTGCAGTAGATCTAAGGGAGAATTCTCCAACCTATGGTCAGTACGAATCAGTTGTGTTATCAGAAGAAAATAAAAAACAGTTCTATGTTCCAGAAGGTTTTGCCCATGGATTTCTGGTTTTATCTGATGTGGCTGAGTTCACCTACAAATGCACAGCCTTTTACAACGCTGATGATGAGGGAGGCATAATGTGGAACGATCCAGACATAAACATAGAATGGCCCCTGAAAGAAGCTGGAAATGTTGTTTTATCAGATAAAGACAGTGAATGGAAACCATTGAAAGAAACCAATGTAAAATATTAG